The Benincasa hispida cultivar B227 chromosome 11, ASM972705v1, whole genome shotgun sequence genome has a segment encoding these proteins:
- the LOC120091508 gene encoding AAA-ATPase At3g28580-like, producing the protein MTPTAMGQLWTNVGSLMATVMFVWAIIQQYFPYHLRAHIERYVHKFIGLLYPYITITFPEHTGERLRKSEAFTAIQNYLSSRSSIRAKRLKAEAVKDSKSLVLSMDDNEEVIDEFQGIKIWWTSSKTVPKTQSISYYPASDERRFYKLTFHRRHRETILESFINHIMEEGKAVELKNRQRKLYMNNSNTNWWHKSSWRHVPLEHPANFRTLAMDPKKKQEIVNDLVKFKKGKEYYEKVGKAWKRGYLLYGPPGTGKSTMIAAMANFMEYDVYDLELTSVKDNTELKKLLIEISNKSIIVIEDIDCSLDLTGQRKKKKKEEEDEEKKKDIEKKVKDEENKESKVTLSGLLNFIDGIWSACGGERLIIFTTNHKEKLDEALIRRGRMDKHIEMSYCGFEAFKVLAMNYLDVEWDDSYDRIRELLEETEMTPADVAENLMPKYEGEETEECFKRLIEALENAKVAAEKKKAEEEAEAAKKAEKEKEEKEKEEKKKAEAAEKAEKEKETSEKNKNNECKCNGAATKQVKENGHMEKKQND; encoded by the coding sequence ATGACCCCAACGGCAATGGGACAGCTCTGGACTAATGTCGGCTCTTTAATGGCGACCGTCATGTTTGTATGGGCAATTATTCAGCAATATTTCCCTTACCATCTCCGTGCCCATATCGAAAGATACGTCCACAAATTCATCGGTCTTCTCTACCCTTACATCACAATCACCTTCCCTGAACACACAGGCGAGCGTCTCAGGAAAAGTGAAGCCTTTACCGCCATCCAAAATTACCTCAGTTCAAGAAGCTCAATTCGGGCCAAACGGCTGAAAGCAGAGGCGGTCAAAGATAGCAAATCTTTGGTTCTTAGTATGGATGATAACGAAGAAGTTATTGATGAATTTCAAGGCATTAAGATTTGGTGGACTTCTAGTAAAACCGTGCCTAAAACACAGAGTATCTCTTATTACCCTGCTTCTGACGAGAGACGATTTTACAAGCTAACATTCCACCGGCGACACCGGGAAACCATTCTCGAGTCTTTTATTAACCATATTATGGAAGAAGGCAAGGCGGTGGAGCTCAAAAACCGGCAACGGAAGCTTTATATGAACAATTCCAACACGAATTGGTGGCATAAAAGTAGTTGGAGACATGTTCCTTTGGAGCACCCTGCAAATTTTCGAACTCTAGCTATGGATCCCAAGAAGAAACAAGAGATTGTGAATGATTTGGTAAAGTTTAAGAAGGGAAAAGAGTATTATGAGAAAGTGGGGAAGGCTTGGAAACGTGGGTATCTTCTGTACGGTCCACCGGGAACAGGAAAGTCCACCATGATCGCTGCCATGGCGAATTTCATGGAGTATGATGTTTATGATCTCGAGCTGACATCTGTTAAGGATAATACAGAGTTGAAGAAGCTGTTGATTGAGATTTCGAATAAATCGATTATTGTGATTGAGGATATTGATTGTTCGCTTGATCTTACTGGGCAacggaaaaagaagaaaaaagaggaggaagatgaagagaagaagaaagacatTGAGAAGAAGGTTAAAGACGAAGAGAATAAAGAGAGCAAAGTGACACTTTCTGGGTTGTTGAATTTCATCGATGGAATTTGGTCGGCGTGTGGTGGAGAGAGGTTGATTATTTTCACGACAAATCACAAGGAAAAGCTTGATGAAGCTTTGATTAGAAGAGGAAGAATGGACAAACATATAGAGATGTCATATTGTGGTTTTGAAGCATTCAAAGTTCTTGCTATGAATTACTTGGATGTTGAATGGGATGATTCGTATGACAGAATCCGGGAGTTGTTAGAGGAGACGGAAATGACTCCGGCGGACGTGGCGGAGAATTTGATGCCGAAATATGAAGGTGAAGAAACAGAGGAGTGTTTTAAGAGATTGATTGAAGCTCTAGAGAATGCAAAAGTTGCAGCGGAGAAGAAGAAAGCAGAGGAAGAAGCTGAAGCTGCAAAAAAGGCagagaaggagaaggaagagaaggaaaaagaggagaagaagaaagctGAAGCTGCAGAAAAGGctgagaaggaaaaagaaacatctgagaagaacaaaaataatgaatgtaaatgcaatggGGCTGCAACCAAACAAGTAAAGGAGAATGGTCACATGGAGAAAAAACAGAACGATTGA